The following proteins are co-located in the Telopea speciosissima isolate NSW1024214 ecotype Mountain lineage chromosome 9, Tspe_v1, whole genome shotgun sequence genome:
- the LOC122639289 gene encoding uncharacterized protein LOC122639289: protein MILNPASVIVPQRPPLRRVRMVTNISSTEQLRTQLDQLHSEAEKTRLKANNARLRLMRLSEVAEKLKKQAAIDVRLGKENEARELLIQKKKVMQALEKSKCRIQFLDELSAKLNEAISVKETQLIGNVALDLEVEREDASGPIRIISLQEETEFDANRNEDFKPVVMDLNEDQQEQFTTEAQANLFINQQQEDIEESTMSTRIWNEECISSSLKGISSYENFLEHVDQQLNKIEVEVATMLRLWMFVLESEEQTKNSKVQHAVEILENVRGIRGRIASIKQAKAEIR, encoded by the exons ATGATATTGAATCCTGCCTCAGTGATCGTTCCTCAGAGGCCGCCTCTGAGGAGAGTTCGCATGGTTACCAACATCAGCAGTACAGAGCAGTTGCGAACTCAACTGGACCAACTTCACTCTGAAGCAGAGAAAACTAGACTCAAAG CAAATAATGCAAGATTAAGGCTTATGAGATTGTCAGAGGTGGCAGAGAAGCTTAAAAAGCAAGCAGCAATTGATGTTCGGCTTGGGAAGGAAAATGAAGCAAGGGAACTGCTCattcaaaaaaagaaagtaatgCAAGCTTTAGAGAAGTCAAAGTGCCGCATTCAGTTTCTTGATGAGCTTTCAGCAAAGCTTAATGAG GCAATTTCTGTAAAAGAGACACAGCTAATTGGAAATGTTGCTTTGGATCTGGAAGTTGAAAGAGAAGATGCTTCTGGTCCAATTCGGATCATCTCTCTGCAGGAGGAGACAGAATTTGATGCAAATAGAAATGAAGACTTTAAGCCAGTTGTCATGGACCTTAATGAGGATCAGCAAGAGCAGTTTACGACAGAAGCTCAAGCAAACCTTTTCATTAACCAACAGCAAGAGGATATTGAAGAAAGTACTATGAGCACAAGAATTTGGAATGAAGAGTGTATAAGTAGCAGCTTGAAGGGTATATCCTCTTATGAGAATTTCCTAGAACATGTGGATCAACAGCTTAACAAAATTGAAGTAGAAGTTGCCACTATGTTACGCCTCTGGATGTTTGTACTCGAAAGTGAAGAACAGACAAAAAATTCAAAGGTGCAGCATGCTGTTGAAATCCTTGAGAACGTGCGTGGCATTAGAGGGAG GATTGCAAGTATCAAGCAAGCAAAAGCAGAGATCAGATAG